In one window of Phalacrocorax carbo chromosome 22, bPhaCar2.1, whole genome shotgun sequence DNA:
- the LOC135316774 gene encoding digestive cysteine proteinase 1-like: protein MEGLGWLLVLGAAVLLGAECKAHLETPTFGDIYHVRGVISLPYAEIREPFEAWYNLTGGKSRIEYYGGQVITYQFGSIEPFGASFKVTPETTETEVNVRKCFRINGTDGDLIAPQSVFPSLENFKRVREERFRGQRCAVWQNVSYWGHKKNVYTLWVGSSAHGPVPLHYEVHGFNSLLGSHYDKYEIDYSSFSHRFPPSVFRLPEGVQCEQWPAAGPEHRIVANPMQEFVGRAPETDDFHHRLFHRYKERFGKSYGSEAEHEHRKRTFIHNMRFVRSRNRAALSYTLALNHLADRTPQELAALRGRRRSGVPNNGQPFPTELYAGLVLPESLDWRLYGAVTPVKDQAICGSCWSFATTGAMEGALFLKTGVLTPLSQQVLIDCSWGFGNQACDGGEEWRAYEWIMKHGGIASTESYGPYLGQNGYCHCNQSEMVAQLAGYASVEPGSTTALKAALVKHGPVAVNIDASHKSFAFYANGVYEEPHCGNETSALDHAVLAVGYGVLHGKSYWLIKNSWSTYWGNDGYILMAMKDNNCGVATAASFPILA from the exons atggaggggctggggtggctgctggtgctgggggctgccgtGCTGCTGG gagCAGAGTGCAAGGCTCATCTGGAGACACCCACATTTGGGGACATCTACCATGTCAGAG GAGTCATCAGCCTGCCCTACGCAGAGATCAGGGAGCCCTTTGAAGCCTGGTACAACCTCACCGGAGGGAAGAGCCGCATCGAGTACTACGGTG GCCAAGTGATCACCTACCAGTTCGGCTCCATCGAGCCCTTCGGCGCCAGCTTCAAGGTGACTCCTGAGACCACAGAGACGGAGGTCAACGTCCGCAAGTGCTTCCGTATCAACGGCACTGACGGGGACCTCATCGCCCCACAGAGTGTCTTCCCCAGCCTGGAGAACTTCAAG CGGGTGCGGGAGGAGCGATTCCGCGGGCAGCGCTGCGCCGTCTGGCAGAACGTCTCCTACTGGGGCCACAAGAAGAACGTCTACACGTTGTGGGTGGGCAGCTCTGCCCATGGCCCCGTGCCCCTGCACTACGAGGTGCACGGCTtcaacagcctcctgggctcCCACTACGACAAGTACGAGATCGACTACTCCTCCTTCAGCCACCGCTTCCCTCCCAGCGTCTTCCGTCTCCCCGAGG GGGTGCAGTGCGAGCAGTGGCCCGCGGCAGGCCCCGAGCACCGCATCGTGGCCAACCCCATGCAGGAGTTTGTGGGGAGGGCACCAGAGACAGACGACTTCCACCACCGCCTCTTCCACCGCTACAAGGAGCGGTTCGGGAAGAGCTACGGCAGCGAGGCGGAGCACGAGCATCGCAAGCGCACCTTCATCCATAACATGCG GTTCGTGCGCTCGAGGAACCGCGCCGCGCTCTCCTACACGCTGGCGCTGAACCACCTGGCCGACCGCACGCCCCAGGAGCTGGCCGCcctgcggggccgccgccggagCGGGGTCCCCAACAACGGGCAGCCCTTCCCCACCGAGCTCTACGCCGGCCTCGTGCTGCCCGAGAGCCTCGACTGGCGGCTGTATG GCGCTGTGACCCCCGTGAAGGACCAGGCCATCTGTGGGTCCTGCTGGAGCTTTGCTACGACAGGCGCGATGGAGGGTGCCCTCTTCCTTAAG ACCGGCGTGCTGACCCCCCTGTCCCAACAAGTCCTCATCGACTGCTCCTGGGGCTTCGGGAACCAGGCGTGCGATGGGGGCGAGGAGTGGCGAGCCTACGAGTGGATCATGAAACACGGCGGCATCGCCAGCACCGAGTCCTATGGGCCCTACCTGGGGCAG AATGGCTACTGCCACTGCAACCAGTCGGAGATGGTGGCTCAACTCGCCGGCTACGCCAGCGTGGAGCCGGGCAGCACCACGGCGCTGAAGGCTGCGCTGGTCAAGCACGGCCCCGTGGCCGTCAACATCGACGCCTCGCACAAATCCTTCGCCTTCTACGCCAACGGTGTCTACGAGGAGCCCCACTGCG GAAATGAGACGTCGGCGCTGGACCACGCGGTGCTGGCCGTGGGCTACGGGGTCCTGCACGGCAAGAGCTACTGGCTCATCAAGAACTCCTGGTCCACGTATTGGGGTAACGACGGCTACATCCTCATGGCCATGAAAGACAACAACTGCGGCGTGGCTACCgctgcctccttccccatccTGGCCTGA